TCCTTGTAGATCACGTGCTTGCGGATGACCGGGTCGTATTTCTTGAACTCGAACTTTTCCGGCGTGTTCTTCTTGTTCTTCTGCGTGGTGTAGAAGTGGCCGGTGCCGGCCGAAGAGATC
The DNA window shown above is from Aerosticca soli and carries:
- the rpmG gene encoding 50S ribosomal protein L33; its protein translation is MASKSQDKIRLISSAGTGHFYTTQKNKKNTPEKFEFKKYDPVIRKHVIYKEGKIK